In Archangium violaceum, the following are encoded in one genomic region:
- a CDS encoding collagen-like protein: MMRQSRMFAVAMLLGGLVACTESQGPKGDTGPQGPKGDTGPQGPAGTSLPVAVWRDANNTLIGPGVSVDDIDDVPYFDSRGLIWFLDGSTGNIRKKTASIYYDGVGCTGTAYISTYRMPRLVFSVAGDAPDTFRTLPDTFTATTVQTKSYRNSAGVCANYTDEVQVVPPADTLPATPIVKPTINFVGPLRLVVQ, translated from the coding sequence ATGATGCGTCAATCCAGGATGTTCGCAGTAGCGATGCTGCTGGGAGGGCTGGTGGCCTGCACCGAGAGCCAGGGGCCCAAGGGAGACACGGGGCCCCAGGGGCCCAAGGGAGACACAGGCCCCCAGGGTCCCGCCGGCACTTCGCTCCCCGTCGCCGTGTGGCGGGATGCGAACAACACGTTGATCGGCCCGGGAGTGAGCGTGGACGACATCGACGATGTGCCCTATTTCGATTCCAGGGGCCTCATCTGGTTCCTGGATGGGTCGACCGGAAATATCCGGAAGAAAACGGCTTCCATCTACTACGACGGCGTCGGTTGCACGGGCACTGCATATATCTCCACATACCGCATGCCCCGGCTCGTTTTCTCGGTGGCTGGCGACGCCCCCGATACATTCCGGACCCTGCCCGATACGTTCACCGCCACGACGGTCCAGACCAAGTCCTACCGGAACAGCGCGGGGGTTTGCGCCAACTACACGGATGAGGTCCAGGTCGTGCCGCCCGCGGACACTCTGCCCGCGACGCCCATCGTCAAGCCCACCATCAACTTCGTGGGCCCCCTCCGCCTCGTCGTGCAGTAG
- a CDS encoding quinone oxidoreductase family protein — translation MKAVVMTRQGGPEVMAFVERPEPVAGPGEALVEIAAAGVNFMDTGVRRGLAWSDKPDPKVLGVEGAGRVLSVGAGVDPTWVGRRVAWVYAPGSYAERVAIPADALVPLPDAIDDRTAAAVMMQGLTASHFATDFHPVQPGEVALVHAAAGGLGLLLTQIIKLRGGKVIGRVSHADKVAVAREAGADHVIVDDEGRFADETVRLSGGDGVHVVYDGSGPKTFQASLASLRRSGTFCWYGPVLGGPGPIDLMSLPKSIKIGYAVFSDHIATSELLRSRAARLFDWISAGSLKVRIGGVYPLAEAARAHADMESRRTTGKLLLIP, via the coding sequence ATGAAAGCTGTCGTGATGACCCGCCAGGGCGGGCCCGAGGTCATGGCGTTCGTCGAGCGTCCCGAGCCGGTCGCTGGGCCGGGCGAGGCGCTCGTCGAGATCGCCGCGGCGGGCGTGAACTTCATGGACACCGGCGTGCGGCGGGGGCTCGCCTGGAGCGACAAGCCAGACCCGAAGGTCCTGGGCGTCGAGGGCGCCGGGCGGGTCCTGTCGGTCGGAGCCGGCGTCGATCCGACGTGGGTGGGACGCCGGGTCGCCTGGGTCTACGCGCCCGGCAGCTACGCCGAACGGGTCGCCATCCCGGCCGACGCGCTCGTGCCACTGCCCGACGCCATCGACGATCGCACGGCAGCGGCGGTGATGATGCAGGGTCTGACCGCGAGCCACTTCGCCACCGACTTCCACCCCGTGCAGCCCGGCGAGGTCGCGCTCGTCCATGCCGCCGCTGGCGGCCTTGGCCTGCTCCTCACCCAGATCATCAAGCTGAGGGGTGGCAAGGTCATCGGCCGTGTGTCGCACGCGGACAAGGTCGCCGTCGCGCGCGAGGCGGGCGCCGACCATGTGATCGTCGACGACGAGGGCCGGTTCGCCGACGAGACGGTCCGTCTCTCCGGCGGCGACGGCGTGCACGTGGTCTACGACGGCTCGGGTCCGAAGACCTTCCAGGCCTCCCTGGCCTCCTTGCGCCGCAGCGGGACCTTTTGCTGGTACGGGCCGGTGCTCGGCGGGCCCGGGCCCATCGACTTGATGAGCCTGCCCAAGAGCATCAAGATCGGCTACGCGGTCTTCTCCGACCATATCGCGACCAGCGAGCTGCTGCGCAGCCGCGCCGCGCGCCTGTTCGACTGGATCTCCGCCGGCTCGCTGAAGGTCAGGATCGGGGGCGTCTATCCGCTGGCCGAAGCCGCGCGGGCCCATGCGGACATGGAAAGCCGCCGCACGACCGGTAAGCTCCTGCTCATCCCGTGA
- a CDS encoding response regulator: MAHTDHILIVDDDREIRRMVGDYLQRNGLRTTLAADGREMRAALDTSDVDLIVLDVMMPGEDGLSLCRNLRAGKHRGVPVVMLTARDDETDRIIGLEMGADDYVVKPFSARELLARINAVLRRTRMLPPNLQVTEAGRLIGFGQWRLDTAARHLLDEDGTAYPLSGAEFRLLRVFLDHPQRVLSRDQLLNLTRGRDAELFDRSIDLLVSRLRQRLRDDAREQAYIKTVRSEGYVFCQPVVLLGENA; encoded by the coding sequence ATGGCTCATACAGACCACATCCTCATCGTCGACGACGACCGCGAGATCCGCCGCATGGTCGGCGATTACCTGCAGCGCAACGGCCTGCGCACCACGCTCGCCGCCGACGGCCGCGAGATGCGCGCGGCGCTGGACACCAGCGACGTCGATCTGATCGTGCTCGACGTGATGATGCCCGGTGAGGATGGTCTGTCGCTGTGCCGCAACCTGCGCGCCGGCAAGCACCGCGGCGTGCCGGTGGTGATGCTCACCGCGCGCGACGACGAAACCGATCGCATCATCGGCCTGGAGATGGGTGCGGACGACTACGTGGTCAAGCCGTTCTCCGCGCGCGAGCTGCTGGCGCGCATCAACGCGGTGCTCCGGCGCACGCGCATGCTGCCGCCCAACCTGCAGGTCACCGAGGCCGGCCGGCTGATCGGCTTTGGCCAGTGGCGGCTGGACACCGCCGCGCGCCACCTGCTCGACGAAGATGGCACCGCCTATCCGCTCAGCGGCGCGGAGTTCCGCCTGCTGCGCGTGTTCCTCGACCACCCGCAGCGCGTGCTCAGCCGCGACCAGTTGCTCAACCTCACCCGGGGCCGCGACGCCGAGCTGTTCGACCGCTCCATCGACCTGCTCGTCAGCCGCCTGCGCCAGCGCCTGCGCGACGACGCGCGCGAGCAGGCCTACATCAAGACCGTGCGCAGCGAGGGCTACGTGTTCTGCCAGCCCGTGGTCCTGCTCGGCGAGAACGCATGA
- a CDS encoding reverse transcriptase domain-containing protein has translation MSSLQDLRRRIYVKAKAEPSWRFWGLFVHVCKWETLRAAYEMARQNNGAPGSDGVTFEAIEAGGVDAFLGQIRDELSSGQYRPMRNRKKEIPKDGGKVRVLSIPSIRDRVVQGALKLILEPIFEAGFQDGSYGYRPKRSAHDAIARVAQAIVHGKTRVIDIDLRAYFDNVQHHVLLTKVALRVNDDDVMHLLKMMLKANGELGVPQGGVLSPVLSNLYLNEVDRMLERAREATREKVRTHVQYARYADDLVVLVDPTRGYAWLEGAVVRRLREPRCRGSSNTRPGAAPALRDVPSPESRMMIDLQKLAAVPNPTLLRSPEVERGIADSVAYLGSDAALRGIELDPYWPKWHSPWWHMLLLHELGEARQIPARASAAMAARIDRILHLFPIHPSDAPGADLQRDSACHCALGTMYPVLAACGIDVERALPWVRPWFVRYQMADGGLNCDNTAYLQTGECPSSMVGTVPPLDAMLLGGPGMAEQRAFVARAGGFMIDRALIHGSRTVHNAEERDAAAAWRALTFPRFYFYDVLRGLAALVRWAEATEQRLPRAAVATVVNALVERWPDGVVRVERQAHAGKTTILPTVDRSPSPRAPTSTFPLLDATSRLGEPSEALTRQWSEARAGLLRLAHMGRLVA, from the coding sequence TTGAGCAGTCTTCAGGACTTGAGACGAAGGATATACGTCAAGGCGAAGGCCGAACCGTCCTGGCGCTTCTGGGGATTGTTCGTCCACGTGTGCAAGTGGGAGACGCTGCGCGCTGCCTATGAGATGGCCAGACAGAACAACGGGGCACCCGGTAGTGACGGGGTCACGTTCGAGGCCATCGAAGCAGGTGGGGTGGACGCCTTCCTGGGACAGATTCGAGATGAGTTGAGCTCGGGGCAGTACCGTCCCATGCGCAACCGGAAGAAGGAGATACCGAAGGATGGCGGCAAAGTGCGCGTCCTGTCGATCCCCTCCATCCGGGACCGAGTGGTGCAGGGTGCGCTCAAGCTCATCCTGGAGCCGATTTTCGAAGCCGGCTTCCAGGACGGCAGCTATGGCTACCGTCCCAAGAGAAGCGCACACGATGCGATTGCCCGTGTCGCTCAAGCCATCGTCCATGGCAAGACGCGCGTTATCGACATTGACCTGCGGGCCTACTTCGACAACGTGCAGCACCATGTGCTGCTGACGAAGGTCGCCCTGCGCGTCAATGACGACGACGTGATGCACCTGCTGAAGATGATGCTGAAGGCGAACGGAGAGCTCGGAGTGCCGCAGGGAGGAGTGCTGTCGCCCGTACTCAGCAACCTCTACCTCAACGAGGTGGACCGGATGCTGGAGCGGGCCCGCGAGGCGACGAGGGAGAAGGTAAGGACGCACGTGCAGTATGCGCGTTACGCCGACGACCTGGTCGTCCTCGTGGACCCCACCCGCGGGTACGCGTGGCTGGAGGGAGCGGTGGTCCGGCGGCTGAGGGAACCCCGATGCCGAGGGAGCAGCAATACTCGCCCGGGAGCGGCTCCGGCGTTAAGAGACGTCCCAAGCCCAGAGTCGCGAATGATGATCGATCTCCAGAAGCTTGCTGCCGTTCCCAACCCCACCCTGCTCCGGAGCCCCGAGGTCGAGCGCGGAATTGCCGATTCCGTCGCCTACCTCGGCTCGGACGCCGCGCTGCGCGGCATCGAGCTCGATCCGTACTGGCCCAAGTGGCACTCCCCGTGGTGGCACATGCTGCTGCTCCACGAGCTCGGCGAGGCACGCCAGATCCCAGCGCGTGCCTCCGCGGCGATGGCCGCGAGGATCGATCGCATCCTGCACCTCTTCCCGATCCACCCGAGCGATGCTCCGGGCGCCGACCTGCAGCGCGACAGCGCCTGTCACTGCGCCCTCGGCACGATGTACCCGGTGCTGGCCGCGTGCGGCATCGACGTCGAGCGCGCGCTGCCCTGGGTCAGGCCCTGGTTCGTGCGCTACCAGATGGCCGACGGCGGCCTCAACTGCGACAACACCGCGTACCTCCAGACCGGCGAGTGCCCGAGCTCGATGGTCGGGACTGTCCCGCCGCTCGATGCCATGCTTCTCGGCGGACCCGGGATGGCCGAGCAGCGCGCCTTCGTCGCTCGCGCGGGGGGCTTCATGATCGATCGTGCCCTCATCCACGGCTCGCGGACCGTGCACAACGCCGAGGAGCGCGACGCGGCGGCGGCCTGGCGCGCGCTCACGTTCCCGCGCTTCTACTTCTATGACGTGCTGCGCGGGCTGGCGGCCCTGGTGCGGTGGGCCGAGGCGACCGAGCAGCGGCTGCCGCGGGCCGCGGTCGCGACCGTCGTCAATGCCCTCGTCGAGCGCTGGCCCGATGGCGTCGTGCGCGTCGAGCGCCAGGCCCATGCCGGGAAGACGACGATCCTCCCGACGGTCGACCGCTCGCCCAGCCCGCGCGCGCCGACCTCGACGTTCCCGCTGCTCGACGCCACCAGCAGGCTCGGTGAGCCGTCCGAAGCGCTGACGCGGCAGTGGTCAGAGGCTCGCGCCGGCCTGCTCCGGCTCGCCCACATGGGGCGCCTCGTCGCCTAG
- a CDS encoding sensor histidine kinase has translation MNAAPSTGWRRLLPRTLAARLALILFSGLLLAHALSFALLFSERYMVARSMMLTHLDQDVVVSVALLERLSPAERARWAPRLERRTYRYLLGPARPGVPLTSDRAREVTALIDRSLDHRYRLQARTVSTSPERFEVQLTLADGQPLTIEVTPSVMPIARWLPVVLAAQLALLLLCAWLAVRLATRPLVQLADAVERLDPARAHPPLPREGPVEVVKAATAFNAMQARIGHYLAERLQILAAISHDLQTPITRMKLRLEAMEEGADRDRLIDDLEQLLQLVREGIAYARSTHGATGPAVWLDLHALLDSVVCDYQDAGKPVTLGECARASLSTRPPTLRRIVENLIDNAVKYGGSAEVGVRRLDDGRMAVDVCDRGPGIPEQEMQAVLQPFYRLESSRNRDTGGTGLGLAIAQQLVVTLGGELVLANRDGGGLRATLLLPVAPASTPTPAR, from the coding sequence ATGAACGCCGCCCCGAGCACCGGCTGGCGGCGCCTGCTGCCACGCACCCTCGCCGCGCGCCTGGCCCTGATCCTGTTCTCCGGATTGCTGCTCGCGCACGCGCTGTCCTTCGCTCTGCTGTTCTCCGAGCGCTACATGGTCGCGCGTTCGATGATGCTCACCCACCTGGACCAGGACGTGGTCGTCAGCGTGGCCCTGCTCGAACGCCTGAGCCCGGCCGAGCGCGCGCGATGGGCGCCCCGCCTGGAGCGGCGCACCTACCGCTACCTGCTCGGCCCGGCGCGGCCCGGCGTGCCGCTGACCAGCGACCGGGCGCGCGAGGTCACCGCCCTGATCGACCGCAGCCTGGACCATCGCTACCGCTTGCAGGCGCGCACGGTGTCCACCTCGCCGGAGCGCTTCGAGGTGCAGCTCACCCTGGCCGATGGCCAGCCGCTGACCATCGAGGTCACGCCCTCGGTGATGCCGATCGCGCGCTGGCTGCCGGTGGTGCTGGCGGCGCAGCTGGCGCTGCTGTTGCTGTGCGCGTGGCTGGCGGTGCGGCTGGCGACGAGGCCGCTGGTGCAGCTCGCCGACGCGGTCGAGCGGCTGGACCCGGCGCGCGCACATCCGCCGCTGCCGCGGGAAGGGCCGGTGGAAGTGGTCAAGGCCGCCACCGCGTTCAATGCGATGCAGGCACGCATCGGCCACTATCTCGCGGAGCGGTTGCAGATCCTCGCCGCGATCTCGCACGACCTGCAGACTCCGATCACGCGCATGAAGTTGCGCCTGGAAGCGATGGAGGAGGGCGCCGACCGCGATCGCCTGATCGACGACCTGGAGCAGTTGCTGCAACTGGTGCGCGAGGGCATCGCCTACGCGCGCAGCACCCACGGGGCCACCGGCCCGGCGGTGTGGCTGGACCTGCACGCATTGCTCGACAGCGTGGTGTGCGACTACCAGGACGCGGGCAAGCCGGTCACGCTGGGCGAATGCGCGCGCGCTTCGTTGAGCACGCGGCCACCGACATTGCGGCGCATCGTCGAGAACCTGATCGACAACGCGGTGAAGTACGGCGGCAGCGCCGAGGTCGGCGTGCGCCGGCTCGACGACGGGCGCATGGCCGTGGACGTGTGCGACCGGGGCCCGGGCATTCCCGAACAGGAGATGCAGGCGGTGCTGCAACCGTTCTACCGGCTGGAAAGCTCGCGCAACCGCGATACCGGCGGCACCGGGCTGGGGCTGGCCATCGCCCAGCAGTTGGTGGTCACGCTGGGCGGCGAGCTCGTGCTCGCCAACCGTGACGGTGGTGGCCTGCGCGCGACGCTGCTGCTGCCGGTGGCGCCGGCATCCACGCCCACGCCGGCGCGCTAG
- a CDS encoding TetR/AcrR family transcriptional regulator has protein sequence MARPKAFDTDEALDAAIGVFREHGFEGTSADMLVKAMGIGRQSLYDTFGDKWGLYCAAVQRYSALEGGAHVAALRSRPRAIEGLRAMVERLVEDAGQACLGIGSICEFGRARAELAKIHDAAERALHRAIVERVRAAQADGDVGVDLNPEEAAGFLISSFAAIRIAARGGADTDQLRGLGRLALRALR, from the coding sequence ATGGCCAGACCCAAGGCGTTCGACACGGATGAGGCGCTGGACGCCGCGATCGGCGTGTTCCGCGAGCATGGCTTCGAGGGGACCTCGGCCGACATGCTGGTCAAGGCCATGGGGATCGGCCGCCAGAGCCTCTACGACACCTTCGGCGACAAATGGGGCCTCTATTGCGCCGCCGTACAGCGCTATTCGGCCCTGGAAGGCGGCGCCCACGTCGCGGCCCTGCGCAGTCGGCCGCGGGCCATCGAAGGCCTTCGGGCCATGGTGGAGCGCCTGGTCGAGGACGCCGGGCAGGCCTGTCTGGGGATCGGGTCCATCTGCGAGTTCGGCCGCGCGCGGGCCGAGCTGGCGAAGATCCACGACGCCGCCGAGCGGGCGCTGCACCGCGCGATCGTCGAACGCGTGCGCGCGGCCCAGGCCGACGGCGACGTCGGCGTCGATCTGAACCCCGAAGAGGCGGCGGGTTTCCTCATCTCGAGCTTCGCCGCCATCCGCATCGCCGCCCGGGGAGGCGCCGACACCGACCAGCTCCGCGGCCTGGGCCGTCTCGCGCTGCGCGCCCTGCGGTGA
- a CDS encoding XRE family transcriptional regulator, whose protein sequence is MGCAAWEWSPRCTGGWSGQPDASVLTLRELCMVLRVDASAALGLQAGEATAWLKESELTSEESPQMRRLLRTLRQLDDKQLTAVGYMARSLVPPEAR, encoded by the coding sequence ATGGGGTGCGCCGCGTGGGAGTGGTCACCGAGGTGTACGGGCGGATGGAGCGGGCAACCTGACGCCAGCGTCCTCACCCTGCGCGAGCTGTGCATGGTGCTGCGGGTGGATGCCAGTGCCGCCCTGGGACTGCAAGCGGGCGAGGCGACGGCCTGGTTGAAGGAGTCCGAGCTCACCTCGGAAGAATCGCCGCAGATGCGCCGTCTGCTGCGCACCTTGCGCCAGTTGGACGACAAGCAGCTCACCGCTGTCGGTTACATGGCTCGCAGCCTCGTGCCGCCCGAGGCCCGTTAG
- a CDS encoding di-heme oxidoredictase family protein, translated as MHPYTDLLLHDMGAGLADDSGLPEASEWRTAPLWGLGFTAQVSGAVNLLHDGRAGSVLEAVLWHGGEAQAARDAVVALPREDRLALLAFLDSL; from the coding sequence GTGCACCCCTATACCGACCTGCTGCTTCACGACATGGGCGCGGGGCTGGCGGACGACTCCGGCCTGCCCGAGGCGAGTGAATGGCGCACGGCTCCACTGTGGGGCCTGGGCTTCACCGCGCAGGTGTCTGGCGCCGTCAACCTGCTGCACGATGGGAGGGCCGGCTCGGTGCTCGAGGCGGTGCTGTGGCACGGCGGGGAAGCGCAGGCGGCGCGGGACGCGGTGGTGGCGCTGCCGCGAGAAGACCGCCTGGCGCTGCTCGCCTTCCTCGACAGCCTCTGA
- a CDS encoding cytochrome c biogenesis CcdA family protein yields MWAFVLAALAGVATILSPCVLPMLPIVLARGAGGDRREPLLIVVGFVASFAAGGIAIGALAASSGQFEAGVRVVALVVLLLAGLACVWPTPFERLRQRWLAGFRLFAWQPRAAGAGGALLVGVSLGIAWTPCAGPVLASVLALAASAQATARACALLGVYALGAATPLLALVHGGRWASARLRPLQRHTAWVRRGFGVCAVAMALLQLWQLDAALTARLLPWLPSISTGL; encoded by the coding sequence ATGTGGGCCTTCGTCCTGGCCGCGCTGGCTGGCGTGGCCACCATCCTCTCTCCGTGCGTGCTGCCGATGCTGCCCATCGTGCTGGCGCGCGGGGCAGGCGGCGACCGCCGCGAACCGCTGCTGATCGTCGTCGGCTTCGTTGCCTCCTTCGCCGCCGGCGGCATCGCCATCGGAGCGCTGGCGGCGTCCTCCGGCCAGTTCGAGGCGGGCGTGCGCGTGGTCGCGCTCGTGGTGCTGCTGCTGGCCGGGCTGGCCTGCGTGTGGCCGACGCCATTCGAACGGCTGCGGCAGCGCTGGCTGGCCGGCTTCCGTCTGTTCGCCTGGCAACCGCGAGCGGCTGGCGCGGGCGGCGCGCTGCTGGTCGGAGTCTCGCTTGGCATCGCCTGGACGCCATGCGCCGGGCCCGTGCTGGCCTCGGTGCTGGCGCTGGCCGCCAGCGCCCAGGCCACCGCGCGCGCCTGCGCCCTGCTCGGCGTGTACGCGCTCGGCGCGGCCACTCCGTTGCTGGCCCTGGTCCACGGCGGTCGCTGGGCCAGTGCCCGGCTGCGCCCGCTGCAACGCCACACCGCCTGGGTGCGGCGCGGCTTCGGCGTCTGCGCCGTGGCCATGGCCCTGCTCCAGTTGTGGCAGCTCGATGCCGCGCTCACCGCGCGACTGCTGCCATGGCTGCCCTCCATCTCCACCGGACTGTGA
- a CDS encoding thioredoxin family protein produces MPTFLRVFLIAAIAAVSIVLAWSSARADEARLATLTTAPDFSGGGEWINSPPLRMSQLRGKVVLVEFWTYSCINCLRVAPYVSQWHARYADQGLVVVGVHTPEYGYERVGANVREAVRHLDIQHPVVQDNGYRIWNAYGNQYWPALYLIDREGRVVYRHFGEGAYDRTEARIRALLAAR; encoded by the coding sequence ATGCCTACCTTCCTTCGTGTCTTTCTCATCGCCGCCATCGCCGCCGTGTCCATCGTGCTGGCCTGGTCCTCCGCTCGCGCCGACGAGGCGCGGCTGGCCACTCTCACCACCGCGCCGGACTTCAGCGGCGGCGGTGAGTGGATCAACAGCCCGCCGTTGCGCATGTCGCAGCTGCGCGGCAAGGTCGTGCTGGTCGAGTTCTGGACCTACTCGTGCATCAACTGCCTGCGCGTGGCGCCTTACGTCTCGCAATGGCACGCGCGCTACGCCGATCAGGGCCTAGTCGTGGTGGGAGTGCACACGCCCGAATACGGCTACGAACGCGTGGGCGCCAACGTGCGCGAGGCGGTGCGGCATCTGGACATCCAGCATCCGGTGGTGCAGGACAACGGCTATCGGATCTGGAACGCCTATGGCAACCAGTACTGGCCCGCGCTCTACTTGATCGACAGAGAGGGCAGGGTGGTATACCGCCATTTCGGCGAGGGTGCCTACGACCGCACCGAGGCGCGGATCCGGGCCCTGCTGGCCGCGCGCTGA